One genomic segment of Oncorhynchus mykiss isolate Arlee chromosome 10, USDA_OmykA_1.1, whole genome shotgun sequence includes these proteins:
- the LOC118966674 gene encoding GTPase IMAP family member 8-like, producing the protein MAESRMTESPHLRIVLLGKTGVGKSASGNSILGRKAFLSKRSLVSVTKDCAEEMCVINGRNISVVDTVGIFSTNSSDGLIEAECKRAMESPVPCVFLVVIKVDRFTKEEQEAVERIEDIVGKDGMERSCILLTHGDMADGLTVDEMIQEEGAEDFREAVMKFQGRCYLFNNKIESRDQVDNLLTKLESLQKTASIMNSENTTESSAERRIVLLGRSGVGKSASGNTILGLRGSEQFRSDCSFNSVTEKSEAKSAVVAGREVKVIDTPGLSKGKHTPQHVFNEMMKSCLLAEEGLHAFVLVIELGRFEKNDNEIIYLLKKAFGKKALKYAVVLFTHGDRLSSQNIEQNIQANQDLKNLVEMCGGRYCIFNNTSMNNKRQVRELFTKVDEMVQVNGGTAYVGEIVGIARTIMRELRDYSDRLSTAWRRFYNWVVAIYGAMCESFTRFLENVIILPRTFPHKPAHNYSNLSQMC; encoded by the exons ATGGCCGAGTCAAGAATGACAGAGTCACCGCACCTTAGGATTGTCCTGTTAGGCAAGACAGGCGTTGGGAAGAGTGCATCAGGGAACAGCATCCTGGGAAGAAAAGCGTTTCTGTCCAAACGGAGTTTAGTCTCTGTGACAAAAGATTGTGCAGAAGAAATGTGCGTAATTAATGGTCGTAATATCTCTGTGGTGGACACTGTGGGTATTTTCAGCACTAACAGCTCTGATGGACTGATTGAGGCAGAGTGCAAGCGGGCCATGGAAtctcctgtcccctgtgtttTCCTTGTGGTAATTAAAGTGGACAGGTTCACAAAGGAAGAGCAAGAAGCCGTGGAGAGAATTGAAGACATAGTTGGTAAAGATGGAATGGAAAGAAGCTGTATCCTTTTGACACATGGAGACATGGCAGATGGGCTGACAGTGGATGAAATGATTCAAGAAGAAGGAGCTGAAGACTTCCGTGAAGCAGTGATGAAATTTCAGGGGAGGTGCTATCTGTTCAACAATAAGATTGAGAGTCGTGATCAGGTTGACAATCTTCTGACCAAACTAGAATCACTCCAAAAGACTG CTTCCATCATGAATTCAGAAAACACCACGGAGAGCTCAGCTGAGAGAAGAATTGTGTTACTGGGCAGAAGTGGAGTTGGGAAGAGTGCATCAGGAAACACCATTTTGGGTCTGAGAGGATCAGAGCAGTTCAGGTCTGACTGTAGCTTTAACTCAGTAACAGAAAAAAGCGAGGCCAAATCAGCAGTAGTGGCAGGAAGGGAAGTCAAGGTGATAGACACACCTGGCCTCTCCAAGGGGAAACACACTCCTCAGCATGTGTTTAATGAGATGATGAAGAGTTGCCTGCTCGCTGAAGAGGGGCTGCACGCTTTTGTCTTAGTGATTGAGCTGGGCAGGTTTGAAAAGAATGATAATGAGATCATTTACTTACTCAAAAAGGCATTTGGTAAGAAGGCCTTAAAATATGCAGTGGTTCTTTTCACACATGGTGATAGACTCAGCAGCCAAAACATTGAACAAAATATACAGGCAAACCAGGATCTTAAAAATCTTGTGGAAATGTGTGGTGGCAGATACTGTatcttcaacaacacatccatgAACAACAAACGGCAGGTTAGGGAGTTGTTTACGAAGGTAGATGAGATGGTACAAGTCAATGGTGGTACAGCCTATGTCGGTGAGATTGTCGGCATAGCGCGCACTATCATGCGAGAACTAAGAGATTACAGCGATAGGCTGAGTACTGCCTGGAGACGCTTTTACAACTGGGTGGTCGCCATCTATGGAGCAATGTGTGAATCTTTTACACGTTTTTTGGAAAACGTCATCATCCTTCCCAGAACATTTCCCCACAAACCTGCCCACAATTACAGCAATCTTTCACAAATGTGCTAA